The proteins below are encoded in one region of Pseudomonas putida NBRC 14164:
- a CDS encoding iron-sulfur-binding ferredoxin reductase: protein MPEICVGERRWAVPTGSNLLDALNEAGLNVPYSCRAGSCHACLVHCLDGLPADALPEALALEKHAQGWRLACQCRVVGDLRVAVFDPQQDGIPAQVCALDWFGDVLRLRLRPERAVRYQAGQHVVLWSGAVARPYSLASLPGEDDFLEFHIDCERPGAFCSKARGFKVGDSMRLGELRGGALHYDPDWQGRPLWLLAAGTGLAPLWGILREAMRQGHQGEIKVMHVAHGHVQHYLAEPLQAIEGVSVELVLAEQLDEALAALRPTSRQTVALVCGSPASVEQFARRLFIAGVPRNQVFADVFVEHA, encoded by the coding sequence ATGCCCGAAATTTGCGTGGGCGAGCGCCGCTGGGCGGTGCCGACCGGCAGCAACCTGCTCGATGCCTTGAACGAGGCCGGGTTGAATGTACCCTACAGTTGCCGCGCCGGTAGCTGCCATGCCTGCCTGGTGCATTGCCTGGACGGGCTGCCAGCGGACGCCTTGCCCGAGGCGTTGGCGCTGGAGAAACACGCCCAGGGCTGGCGACTGGCTTGCCAGTGCCGGGTAGTGGGTGACCTGCGTGTGGCGGTGTTCGACCCGCAGCAGGATGGCATCCCCGCACAGGTTTGCGCACTGGACTGGTTCGGTGACGTGCTGCGCCTGCGCCTGCGCCCAGAGCGCGCAGTGCGATATCAGGCGGGCCAGCATGTGGTGTTGTGGAGCGGGGCGGTAGCGCGGCCCTATTCCCTGGCAAGCCTGCCGGGTGAAGACGACTTCCTTGAATTTCATATCGACTGCGAGCGGCCCGGTGCTTTTTGCAGCAAGGCCCGCGGGTTCAAGGTTGGCGACTCGATGCGCTTGGGGGAGCTCAGGGGCGGAGCGTTGCATTACGACCCGGACTGGCAAGGACGACCGCTCTGGTTGCTGGCTGCGGGTACTGGGCTTGCGCCTTTGTGGGGCATTTTGCGCGAGGCGATGCGGCAGGGGCATCAGGGGGAAATCAAGGTGATGCATGTGGCGCATGGCCACGTTCAGCATTACCTGGCTGAGCCGTTGCAGGCGATTGAAGGCGTGAGTGTCGAGCTGGTGCTGGCGGAGCAGTTGGATGAAGCGCTTGCGGCATTGCGGCCGACATCACGGCAGACGGTTGCACTGGTATGTGGCTCGCCAGCGAGCGTGGAACAGTTTGCACGGCGGCTGTTTATTGCAGGGGTGCCCAGGAACCAGGTGTTTGCCGATGTGTTTGTCGAGCATGCTTGA
- the pyk gene encoding pyruvate kinase, whose product MTIRRTKIVATLGPASNSPEVIEQLILAGLDVARLNFSHGTPDEHKARARLIRDIAAKNGRHVALLGDLQGPKIRIAKFANKRIELKIGDKFTFSTAHPLTEGNQDIVGIDYPDLVKDCGVGDELLLDDGRVVMRVETATADALHCVVIIGGPLSDHKGINRKGGGLTAPALTEKDKADIKLAAEMDLDYLAVSFPRDASDMEYARKLRDEAGGSAWLVAKIERAEAVADDETLDKLIAASDAVMVARGDLGVEIGDAELIGIQKKIIQHARRNNKAVIVATQMMESMIQNPMPTRAEVSDVANAVLDNTDAVMLSAESAAGSYPIEAVQAMARICQGAEKHPTNQKSSHRLHTTFERCDESIALAAMYTANHFPGVKAIIALTESGYTPLIMSRLRSHVPIFALSPHRATQARVSMFRGVYPIAFDPASLPADKVSQAAVDELLKRGLVEQGDWVILTKGDSYHTIGGTNGMKILHVGDPLVG is encoded by the coding sequence ATGACCATCCGCCGTACCAAAATCGTCGCCACCCTTGGCCCCGCCAGCAACTCGCCGGAAGTGATCGAGCAACTGATCCTTGCCGGCCTGGACGTGGCACGCCTGAACTTCTCCCACGGCACTCCGGACGAGCACAAGGCCCGCGCCCGCCTGATCCGTGACATCGCCGCCAAGAACGGCCGCCATGTCGCGCTGCTGGGTGACCTGCAGGGTCCGAAGATCCGCATCGCCAAGTTCGCCAACAAGCGCATCGAATTGAAGATCGGTGACAAGTTCACCTTCTCCACCGCCCACCCGTTGACCGAAGGCAACCAGGACATCGTCGGTATCGACTATCCCGACCTGGTCAAGGACTGCGGCGTCGGTGACGAACTGCTGCTCGACGATGGCCGTGTGGTCATGCGCGTCGAAACCGCCACTGCAGACGCCCTGCACTGCGTGGTGATCATCGGTGGCCCGCTGTCGGACCACAAAGGCATCAACCGTAAAGGTGGCGGCCTGACCGCGCCGGCCCTGACCGAAAAAGACAAGGCCGACATCAAACTGGCTGCGGAAATGGACCTGGACTACCTGGCCGTTTCCTTCCCGCGTGACGCCAGCGACATGGAATACGCACGCAAGCTGCGTGACGAGGCCGGCGGCAGCGCCTGGCTGGTGGCCAAGATCGAACGCGCCGAAGCGGTTGCCGACGACGAGACCCTCGACAAGCTGATCGCCGCCTCCGACGCGGTGATGGTTGCCCGCGGCGATTTGGGTGTGGAAATCGGCGACGCCGAGCTGATCGGTATCCAGAAAAAGATCATCCAGCACGCCCGCCGCAACAACAAGGCGGTGATCGTGGCGACCCAGATGATGGAGTCGATGATCCAGAACCCGATGCCGACCCGCGCTGAAGTGTCCGACGTGGCCAACGCCGTGCTGGACAACACCGATGCGGTGATGCTGTCGGCCGAAAGTGCTGCCGGTTCCTACCCGATCGAAGCCGTACAGGCCATGGCGCGGATTTGCCAAGGTGCCGAAAAGCACCCGACCAACCAGAAGTCCAGCCACCGCCTGCACACCACCTTCGAGCGTTGCGACGAAAGCATCGCCCTGGCGGCCATGTACACGGCCAACCACTTCCCGGGCGTGAAGGCGATCATCGCCCTGACCGAAAGCGGCTACACCCCGCTGATCATGTCGCGCCTGCGTTCGCACGTGCCGATCTTCGCCCTGTCGCCGCACCGCGCCACCCAGGCTCGCGTCTCGATGTTCCGCGGCGTCTACCCGATCGCCTTCGACCCGGCCTCGCTGCCGGCCGACAAGGTAAGCCAGGCGGCAGTCGACGAACTGCTCAAGCGTGGCCTGGTGGAACAGGGTGACTGGGTGATCCTGACCAAAGGTGACAGCTACCACACCATCGGTGGCACCAACGGCATGAAGATCCTGCATGTCGGTGATCCGCTGGTCGGCTGA
- a CDS encoding tetratricopeptide repeat protein has product MRALIVLALAASAVGCTRWSMDHHLNNAYRAYDRGDCARVMLELSQVDRTSRSRPFIHPEVSLLRGQCLERQALYVDAAQTYQYLIQKYPGNEYAYRARARLQTLEKLGHARSGEAAVANPVTTTPWR; this is encoded by the coding sequence ATGCGAGCCCTGATCGTTTTAGCCCTGGCGGCCAGCGCCGTCGGCTGCACCCGCTGGTCCATGGACCACCACCTGAACAATGCCTACCGCGCCTACGATCGTGGCGACTGCGCACGGGTCATGCTGGAGCTGTCGCAGGTCGACCGCACCAGCCGTTCGCGGCCGTTCATCCATCCGGAGGTGTCGCTGCTGCGTGGCCAGTGCCTGGAGCGCCAGGCGCTTTACGTGGATGCCGCGCAGACTTACCAGTACCTGATCCAGAAGTACCCGGGCAACGAGTACGCCTATCGTGCCCGGGCGCGCCTGCAGACTCTTGAAAAACTTGGCCATGCCCGTAGCGGTGAAGCGGCTGTAGCCAACCCGGTGACGACCACACCTTGGCGATAA
- a CDS encoding PilZ domain-containing protein: MFNKRHIERHQLPCVLKVFNRFTGQEIGQLGNASEDGLMVISQLPVLVGPDYELQLRLPLVGGGHQFVNLTASCLWCREDQTPGHYDSGFMLLQAPREFDEFVRSLRDYFSFLPANASV, encoded by the coding sequence ATGTTCAACAAGCGCCACATCGAACGCCATCAACTGCCTTGTGTCCTCAAGGTATTCAACCGTTTTACCGGTCAAGAAATCGGCCAGCTGGGTAATGCCTCCGAGGATGGCCTGATGGTAATCAGCCAGCTGCCTGTGCTGGTAGGGCCCGATTACGAACTGCAATTGCGCTTGCCGCTGGTCGGCGGCGGGCATCAGTTCGTCAACCTGACCGCCAGTTGCCTGTGGTGCCGCGAAGACCAGACGCCCGGGCACTACGATTCGGGCTTCATGCTGTTGCAGGCCCCCCGCGAATTCGACGAGTTCGTGCGCTCACTGCGTGATTATTTCAGTTTTCTTCCTGCCAACGCTTCTGTCTGA
- the sbcB gene encoding exodeoxyribonuclease I, with amino-acid sequence MTSSIFWHDYETTGINPRCDRPLQVAGVRTDFDLNEIDEPISLYCRPSDDILPHPAACLVTGITPQLLAEQGLCEAEFMTRVHAQLAQPGTCGAGYNTLRFDDEVTRYSLYRNFFDPYAREWQGGNSRWDLIDIVRTAYALRPDGIQWPQQDGRTSLRLELLSKANGIDHGHAHEALSDVRATIALARLIRQKQPKLYDWLFQLRSKHKVMEQIRLLQPLVHISGRFSAARNYLGVVLPLAWHPRNRNALIVCDLHQESLPLLRESAEVLRQRLYTRHDALAEGELPVPLKLVQINRCPVLAPLSVLRPADQQRLGLDLTLLQLRGEQLANQQAQWQDKLEHIYGKEDFAPSEDPEQQLYDGFVGDRDRRLCEQVRALEPAQLGRGQWMFDDPRLPELLFRYRARNFPETLTSEERQRWYGFCQQRLSDPQWGAPNTLGDFEQARQQAWEGADEAGRRVLEAWQMHARQLQTQFAID; translated from the coding sequence GTGACCTCAAGCATTTTCTGGCACGACTACGAAACCACCGGCATCAACCCGCGTTGCGACCGGCCACTGCAGGTGGCCGGCGTGCGCACCGATTTCGACCTTAACGAAATCGACGAGCCGATCAGCCTTTATTGCCGGCCTTCCGACGACATCCTGCCGCACCCGGCGGCTTGCCTGGTGACAGGCATCACCCCGCAGTTGCTGGCCGAGCAAGGCCTGTGCGAGGCCGAGTTCATGACCCGGGTGCATGCGCAACTGGCGCAGCCGGGTACCTGTGGCGCTGGCTACAACACCCTGCGCTTCGACGATGAAGTGACCCGCTACAGTTTGTACCGTAATTTTTTCGACCCGTATGCCCGGGAGTGGCAGGGCGGCAACAGCCGCTGGGACCTGATCGACATCGTGCGGACCGCCTACGCCTTGCGCCCCGACGGTATTCAATGGCCACAACAGGATGGGCGCACCAGCCTGCGCCTTGAACTGTTGAGCAAGGCCAATGGCATTGACCATGGGCATGCGCACGAGGCGCTTTCCGACGTGCGGGCAACCATTGCCCTGGCCCGTCTGATTCGGCAAAAACAGCCCAAGTTGTATGACTGGCTCTTCCAGTTGCGCAGCAAGCATAAAGTGATGGAGCAGATCCGTTTGTTGCAGCCACTGGTGCATATATCCGGGCGCTTTTCAGCGGCGCGTAATTACCTGGGTGTCGTATTGCCATTAGCCTGGCACCCGCGTAATCGCAATGCGCTGATCGTCTGCGACTTGCATCAGGAATCCCTACCGTTACTAAGGGAAAGTGCTGAGGTTCTACGCCAGCGCTTGTATACCCGTCACGATGCGCTGGCCGAGGGTGAATTACCGGTGCCGCTCAAATTGGTGCAGATCAATCGCTGCCCGGTACTGGCGCCATTGTCGGTATTGCGTCCGGCCGATCAACAACGATTGGGCCTGGACTTGACGTTGTTACAATTGCGCGGCGAACAGTTGGCTAATCAACAGGCGCAATGGCAAGACAAGCTGGAGCACATCTACGGCAAGGAAGACTTCGCCCCGAGTGAAGACCCGGAACAGCAGTTGTATGACGGTTTTGTGGGGGACCGAGACCGCCGCTTATGTGAGCAAGTGCGTGCGCTGGAACCCGCACAATTGGGCCGTGGCCAGTGGATGTTCGATGACCCGCGTTTACCGGAATTGCTGTTCCGCTATCGGGCGCGCAACTTCCCTGAGACCTTGACCAGCGAAGAACGCCAGCGCTGGTATGGCTTCTGTCAGCAACGCCTGAGTGACCCGCAGTGGGGAGCACCCAATACGCTGGGCGACTTCGAGCAGGCGCGTCAGCAAGCCTGGGAAGGCGCTGACGAGGCTGGCCGGCGTGTACTGGAGGCTTGGCAAATGCATGCCCGGCAATTGCAGACACAATTTGCAATTGACTGA
- the mvaT gene encoding histone-like nucleoid-structuring protein MvaT, with amino-acid sequence MSLINEYRATEEAIKELQARLANLSQDDKLKKELEFEGKLRTLMGEYSKSLRDVIALLDPESKLSKAPRGAVKPTATKRARKVKQYKNPHNGEVIETKGGNHKTLKEWKATWGGDVVESWATLLD; translated from the coding sequence ATGTCCCTGATCAACGAGTACCGCGCCACCGAAGAAGCCATCAAGGAACTTCAGGCCCGCCTGGCCAACCTGTCGCAGGATGACAAGCTGAAGAAAGAACTGGAGTTCGAAGGCAAACTGCGCACACTGATGGGCGAGTACTCCAAGTCGCTGCGCGACGTGATTGCCCTGCTCGACCCAGAGTCGAAACTGAGCAAGGCACCTCGCGGCGCGGTCAAGCCTACTGCCACCAAACGTGCGCGCAAGGTCAAGCAATACAAAAACCCGCACAACGGTGAAGTGATCGAAACCAAAGGCGGCAACCACAAGACCCTGAAAGAGTGGAAAGCCACTTGGGGTGGTGATGTGGTTGAGAGCTGGGCAACCCTGCTGGACTGA
- the purU gene encoding formyltetrahydrofolate deformylase yields the protein MRTYRLVIACPDRVGIVAKVSNFLALYNGWINEASHHSDEQSGWFFMRHEIRAESLPFGIEAFREAFAPIAEEFSMTWRVTDSAQKKRVVLMASRESHCLADLLHRWHTDELDCEIPCVISNHDDLRSMVEWHGIPFFHVPVDPKDKAPAFAEVSRLVQEHAADVVVLARYMQILPPQLCRDFAEKVINIHHSFLPSFVGAKPYHQASLRGVKLIGATCHYVTEELDAGPIIEQDVVRVSHADSIEDMVRFGRDVEKMVLARGLRYHLEDRVLVHGNKTVVFD from the coding sequence ATGCGCACCTATCGTCTGGTGATCGCCTGCCCCGACCGTGTAGGCATCGTGGCGAAAGTCAGTAATTTCCTGGCCTTGTACAATGGCTGGATCAACGAAGCCAGCCACCACTCTGATGAGCAGAGCGGTTGGTTCTTCATGCGCCATGAAATCCGTGCCGAATCGCTGCCGTTCGGTATCGAAGCCTTCCGCGAGGCGTTTGCGCCAATCGCCGAAGAGTTCTCCATGACCTGGCGCGTTACCGACTCGGCGCAGAAAAAGCGTGTGGTACTGATGGCCAGCCGTGAGTCGCACTGCCTGGCCGACCTGCTGCACCGCTGGCACACCGATGAACTGGATTGCGAGATCCCTTGCGTGATTTCCAACCACGACGACCTGCGCAGCATGGTCGAGTGGCATGGCATTCCGTTCTTCCATGTACCGGTCGACCCCAAGGACAAGGCCCCGGCTTTTGCCGAAGTGTCACGCCTGGTCCAGGAGCACGCCGCCGATGTGGTGGTGCTGGCCCGTTACATGCAAATCCTGCCGCCGCAACTGTGCCGGGACTTTGCTGAAAAGGTGATCAACATCCACCACAGCTTCCTGCCGTCGTTCGTCGGCGCCAAGCCTTACCACCAGGCCTCCCTGCGTGGGGTGAAACTGATCGGCGCGACCTGCCACTACGTCACCGAAGAGCTCGACGCCGGCCCGATCATCGAGCAGGACGTGGTGCGTGTCAGCCATGCCGACAGCATCGAGGACATGGTCCGCTTTGGCCGTGATGTGGAGAAGATGGTGCTGGCCCGTGGCCTGCGTTATCACCTGGAAGACCGGGTGCTGGTGCATGGCAACAAAACTGTCGTTTTCGATTGA
- a CDS encoding lysylphosphatidylglycerol synthase transmembrane domain-containing protein, with protein sequence MNRLAWLGLALLAALLVPILLGGSELLPRLQRFDPVLMLTLLGMILLCWAINAIRLRLLLGQQGARLGPLRSLGVVMATEFAICTTPGGSGGPLTLMALLARDRISPARSGAVFAMDQLNDLVFFFCAMLAIAGYALFHSLGRSQESMLLGSALLLCTALAGVAGLLRYRRQVMRLNGRLLRRLGMSQQRKRRWARKLLHFMHALAQTWQLPKRTLSLVFTLTCLHWGLRYSVLYLVLRGLGVDLAWIPSFLVQMLSLSAGQFSLLPGGAGAAELTSASLLTPWVGSSTAAAAILIWRAVTYYFYLLAGGPVFVCLLARPLLERWRRQAG encoded by the coding sequence ATGAACCGCCTGGCCTGGCTGGGCCTGGCACTGCTCGCGGCATTGCTGGTGCCGATCCTGCTCGGTGGCAGCGAGCTGCTGCCGAGGCTGCAACGCTTCGACCCTGTGCTGATGCTCACTCTGCTGGGCATGATCCTGCTGTGCTGGGCGATCAACGCCATTCGCTTGCGCCTGTTGCTCGGCCAGCAAGGTGCCAGGCTTGGGCCACTGCGCAGCCTGGGCGTGGTCATGGCCACCGAATTTGCCATCTGCACCACCCCCGGCGGAAGCGGCGGGCCGTTGACCCTCATGGCCCTGCTGGCGCGTGACCGCATCAGCCCGGCACGCAGCGGCGCGGTATTCGCCATGGACCAGTTGAACGACCTGGTGTTTTTCTTCTGCGCAATGCTGGCGATAGCCGGTTACGCACTGTTCCACAGCCTGGGCCGCAGCCAGGAAAGCATGTTGCTCGGCAGTGCGCTGCTACTGTGCACAGCACTGGCCGGGGTGGCCGGGCTGCTGCGCTACCGCCGCCAGGTCATGCGCTTGAACGGCAGGCTGCTGCGGCGCCTGGGCATGAGCCAGCAGCGCAAACGCCGCTGGGCCCGCAAGCTGTTGCACTTCATGCACGCGCTGGCGCAGACTTGGCAGTTGCCCAAGCGCACGTTAAGTCTGGTGTTTACCCTGACCTGCCTACACTGGGGCCTGCGCTACAGCGTGTTGTATCTGGTATTGAGGGGGTTGGGGGTGGACCTGGCATGGATCCCCAGCTTTCTTGTGCAGATGCTGTCGCTCAGTGCCGGCCAGTTCAGCCTGCTGCCAGGGGGCGCGGGTGCCGCCGAGCTGACTTCGGCCAGCCTGCTGACGCCATGGGTGGGCAGTTCGACCGCAGCCGCGGCGATCCTGATATGGCGGGCGGTTACTTACTACTTTTATCTGCTGGCGGGCGGCCCGGTGTTCGTGTGCCTGCTGGCGCGTCCGTTGCTGGAGCGCTGGCGGCGTCAGGCGGGTTGA
- a CDS encoding DUF2334 domain-containing protein, producing MVEARPASRSLMLVLHDVAPETWPDYQPFVEAVDSLGGVPMTWLVVPDFHQHNLLLRSPTFCRLLDRRLAQGDELALHGYYHADNGPPPRTPGDYFMRRIYTHEGEFYGLDQQQALQRLERGLAMFHQQGWPVAGFVAPAWLMSEGTRQALRRLPLRYTSTPQHLYRLPDFTAIEAPGLVWSARSAWRRGLSRVLCDWQCRRWRDAEILRLGLHPVDMRHRTSREYWLNTLRSLLAQGREPLTKSAWLDRQASA from the coding sequence ATGGTTGAGGCACGGCCGGCGTCACGCAGCCTGATGCTGGTGCTGCATGATGTTGCGCCCGAGACCTGGCCGGACTACCAACCCTTCGTCGAAGCCGTCGACAGCCTCGGCGGCGTCCCGATGACCTGGCTTGTGGTGCCGGACTTCCACCAGCACAACCTGCTGCTGCGTTCTCCCACCTTCTGCCGCTTGCTTGACCGGCGCCTGGCTCAGGGCGACGAACTGGCCTTGCACGGCTATTACCATGCCGACAACGGCCCGCCGCCCCGCACGCCCGGCGACTACTTCATGCGCCGTATCTATACCCACGAAGGTGAGTTCTACGGCCTCGACCAGCAGCAGGCCCTGCAACGGCTGGAGCGCGGCCTGGCAATGTTCCACCAGCAGGGCTGGCCTGTGGCCGGTTTTGTCGCGCCAGCCTGGCTGATGAGCGAGGGCACCCGCCAGGCCTTGCGCCGCCTGCCGCTTCGTTACACCAGCACGCCACAGCACCTGTACCGCTTACCGGACTTCACCGCGATTGAAGCCCCGGGGCTGGTGTGGAGTGCCCGCAGCGCCTGGCGCCGAGGGCTTTCAAGGGTGCTGTGCGACTGGCAATGCCGCCGTTGGCGCGATGCCGAGATCCTGCGCCTGGGCTTGCACCCGGTGGACATGCGCCACCGCACCTCCCGTGAATACTGGCTGAACACCTTGCGCAGCCTACTGGCTCAAGGCCGCGAGCCACTGACCAAATCGGCCTGGCTGGACCGCCAGGCCAGCGCATGA
- a CDS encoding glycosyltransferase family 4 protein translates to MLIVHIADITMFYAPASGGVRTYLDAKHRRLDAMHGVRHSLLIPGASAQHADGIYQVPAPPLPFGKGYRFPVRLAPWCSELRRLKPDLIEVGDPYLTAWAALEARRQLDVPVIGFYHSDLPLLVSNRMGNWFTPNVEAYVSKLYGNFDRVLAPSQVMADKLRRLGVRDVHVQRLGVDLATFNPSQRDPHLRAELGIADTSRLLIYAGRGSREKNLPVLLDCMKQLGAPYHLLLVGSNMPANVPRNVSVIDHFCPAPEVARLLASADLLVHAGDQETFGLVILEAMASATPVVAVRAGAFGEIVNEQCGRLCRPNDGQAMAAAVREAFEAGVRPLGAQARRHVEQHYSWDNVVCGLLQHYQAVLGHPPQVRAHG, encoded by the coding sequence ATGCTGATCGTGCACATCGCCGACATCACCATGTTCTACGCCCCGGCCAGCGGCGGCGTACGTACCTATCTTGATGCCAAACACCGCCGCCTTGACGCCATGCACGGCGTACGCCACAGCCTGCTGATCCCCGGTGCCAGTGCACAGCACGCCGATGGCATCTATCAAGTGCCCGCCCCGCCTCTGCCATTCGGCAAGGGTTACCGCTTCCCGGTACGCCTGGCCCCCTGGTGCAGTGAACTGCGACGGCTCAAGCCCGACCTGATCGAAGTCGGCGACCCCTACCTGACCGCCTGGGCAGCGCTGGAGGCACGGCGTCAACTGGATGTGCCAGTGATAGGCTTTTACCATTCCGACCTGCCGTTGCTGGTCAGCAACCGTATGGGCAACTGGTTCACGCCCAATGTCGAGGCTTATGTCAGCAAGCTCTACGGCAATTTCGACCGGGTTCTCGCGCCCAGCCAGGTAATGGCCGACAAATTGCGCCGCCTGGGCGTTCGCGATGTGCATGTGCAGCGCCTGGGCGTGGACCTGGCCACCTTCAACCCCAGCCAGCGCGACCCGCACCTGCGCGCAGAACTGGGCATTGCCGACACCAGCCGTTTGCTGATCTATGCCGGCCGCGGCTCGCGGGAAAAGAACCTGCCGGTGCTGCTCGACTGCATGAAGCAGCTGGGCGCCCCCTACCACCTGCTACTGGTGGGTTCGAACATGCCGGCCAACGTGCCGCGCAACGTCAGCGTGATCGACCACTTCTGCCCGGCCCCGGAAGTTGCCCGGCTGCTGGCCAGCGCCGACCTGCTGGTGCACGCCGGAGACCAGGAAACCTTCGGCCTGGTCATCCTCGAAGCGATGGCCAGCGCCACCCCCGTGGTGGCCGTGCGCGCCGGCGCCTTCGGCGAAATCGTCAACGAACAGTGCGGGCGCCTGTGCCGGCCCAACGATGGCCAGGCCATGGCAGCGGCCGTGCGCGAAGCGTTCGAGGCCGGCGTACGCCCACTCGGGGCGCAGGCTCGCCGCCACGTGGAGCAGCACTATTCATGGGACAACGTGGTCTGCGGCCTGCTGCAACACTATCAGGCCGTGCTCGGCCACCCGCCGCAGGTGCGCGCCCATGGTTGA
- a CDS encoding methyl-accepting chemotaxis protein, whose translation MTNSDEQSNRTNSVAAAINELGAAAQEIAGNAAQASQHASSARLLAEEGQQVVERNIAAMNRLSDLIVSSSGHIETLNNKTVNIGQILEVITSISQQTNLLALNAAIEAARAGEAGRGFAVVADEVRNLAHRTQESAQQVQTMIEELQVGARASVETMDQSQRHSQDSVQIANQAGERLDSVTVRISEIDGMNQSVATATEEQTAVVEAINMDINEINMLNQEGVENLQATLRACSDLEQQAGRLKQLVGSFRI comes from the coding sequence ATGACCAACTCTGACGAGCAGTCCAACCGGACCAACAGCGTGGCCGCCGCCATCAACGAGCTGGGCGCCGCCGCACAGGAAATCGCCGGCAACGCCGCCCAAGCGTCGCAACATGCCAGTTCGGCTCGCCTGCTGGCCGAAGAGGGGCAACAGGTGGTCGAGCGCAACATTGCGGCGATGAACCGCCTGTCCGACCTGATCGTCAGTTCCAGCGGCCACATCGAGACGCTGAACAACAAGACCGTCAACATTGGCCAGATCCTCGAAGTGATCACCAGCATTTCCCAGCAAACCAACCTGCTGGCGCTGAACGCCGCCATCGAAGCGGCACGTGCCGGTGAAGCCGGCCGTGGTTTTGCGGTGGTGGCCGATGAAGTGCGCAACCTGGCGCACCGCACCCAGGAATCGGCGCAGCAAGTGCAGACCATGATCGAAGAGCTTCAGGTTGGCGCCCGCGCGTCGGTCGAGACCATGGACCAGAGCCAGCGCCACAGCCAGGACAGCGTGCAGATCGCCAACCAGGCCGGTGAGCGGCTGGACAGCGTTACCGTGCGCATCAGCGAGATCGACGGCATGAACCAGTCGGTGGCCACCGCCACCGAAGAGCAGACCGCCGTGGTCGAGGCGATCAACATGGACATCAACGAGATCAACATGCTCAACCAGGAAGGCGTGGAGAACCTGCAAGCCACCCTGCGCGCCTGCTCGGACCTTGAGCAGCAGGCCGGCCGCCTGAAGCAGCTGGTGGGCAGCTTCCGCATCTGA